In Gossypium raimondii isolate GPD5lz chromosome 12, ASM2569854v1, whole genome shotgun sequence, a single window of DNA contains:
- the LOC105764620 gene encoding inactive protein RESTRICTED TEV MOVEMENT 2 encodes MANLFRQKIVPSSDWTHDDKASFLLVDLPGFKKEELRLELASTGHIIISGERRVDENKSVYFEESFEVPENSDTNKINAKFDGDFLHVTLPKLSVAEQDKQQELSHGNYAANGLGETTVQKQTNIDHPENQSKREDDQEERQPKGEAIGKEACQVASFPKETLKKWEEDESPLEMAMNFLKKNKGAVVSVIIAFSVGVFICRTFD; translated from the exons ATGGCTAATCTTTTCCGTCAAAAGATTGTGCCTTCCTCTGATTGGACTCATGACGACAAGGCCAGTTTTCTCTTGGTTGATCTTCCTG GTTTTAAAAAGGAGGAGTTGAGGCTTGAGCTTGCTTCAACTGGCCATATAATCATCAGTGGAGAAAGAAGAGTTGATGAGAACAAATCCGTATACTTCGAGGAATCCTTTGAAGTGCCTGAAAATTCAGACACGAATAAAATCAATGCAAAATTCGATGGTGATTTTCTTCATGTAACTCTCCCCAAGCTATCGGTTGCTGAACAAGACAAACAGCAGGAGCTCAGCCATGGAAATTATGCTGCCAATGGCTTAGGAGAAACGACTGTTCAAAAACAAACCAACATTGACCATCCTGAAAATCAAAGTAAACGTGAAGATGATCAGGAGGAGCGACAACCCAAAGGAGAGGCGATCGGTAAGGAAGCTTGCCAAGTTGCGAGCTTTCCCAAAGAGACGTTGAAGAAATGGGAAGAAGATGAGAGTCCATTAGAGATGGCAATGAActttcttaagaaaaataaaggggcCGTTGTTTCCGTCATTATTGCTTTTTCGGTTGGGGTTTTCATTTGTCGAacatttgattaa